CCCTGAAAATCCACATAAAATCCTCTTAGTTAGTATTTTCCGGGTGCGGATGCTCCGCCTCCCCTGCACAGAATTTCCGTGCACCTGCCGCCGTGCTTTCACACGGTAAAAAGGCAGCCGTTTCAGTATGATGTCAAAGCATCATTCCGATGAGCCTGAGGAGCATGTTCTTGAGAAAATACAGCAGGAAGATCAGGATCATAGGGCTTAAATCCACCGGCCCCAAAGGGGGGATCATGCGGCTGAAGGGTATCAGAACCGGATCAGTCAGCGCATGGATGGTCTGAACAACGGGGTTCGAAGGATCGGGGCTTACCCAGCTCATAAGAGCGCGGATAATGATGATCCAGATATAGATACCCAGAAGGCTGACCATGGACAAAAGACCTGATTTGAGAGACATGAACATTGATGAAGTAAGACTGGATGAAACAAATGAAAAATCTGTTCCGTGCTGCATAAAAAGAATTACTGCTCCGTTAACCACGGTAAAAAATGCGAAAACAAGCAATATGGCGGGAATGACCACCGCATTGCTTTTGATAGGAAAAACAACCCTTACCGCCTTAACCCAGAAGGATGCGAGACGGTTAAAATACATTGTAAAATATGACATACGGCTGTTGCCGACAAAAACACCGAGAATGATACAGACGATGTAGAACATCATCATGAAGGTCAGCATCTCCGAAACTGCAAAAAACGAAGCGACTGCAATGCTCATTCCGCCCAATGCGTAATACATCAGCGCAATGAGAACCGCCGCAATCAGAACGAAGACGAATGTAAGGTTGTCTGCGTTTTTCTTGTTCAGTTTCAATGCTTTTTCAATAAGAGGATCGGTGAGTCTGCCCACTATTTTGCCGATGGGGTTAAAATAAAGCTCCTGTCTGGTCATGACACTGCGCAGAAGCAGAATGACAAGA
This genomic stretch from Seleniivibrio woodruffii harbors:
- a CDS encoding YggT family protein, which translates into the protein MPIISMLIKSYLVILLLRSVMTRQELYFNPIGKIVGRLTDPLIEKALKLNKKNADNLTFVFVLIAAVLIALMYYALGGMSIAVASFFAVSEMLTFMMMFYIVCIILGVFVGNSRMSYFTMYFNRLASFWVKAVRVVFPIKSNAVVIPAILLVFAFFTVVNGAVILFMQHGTDFSFVSSSLTSSMFMSLKSGLLSMVSLLGIYIWIIIIRALMSWVSPDPSNPVVQTIHALTDPVLIPFSRMIPPLGPVDLSPMILIFLLYFLKNMLLRLIGMML